AAAAGTCATGTATTTTCGCAATCGCGAATGCACATCTCGCGACGATCAAAATATAGGCAAATGCCTAAATTGCGTCCTTGTCTTTGGTATTTCAGGCGGTTGTTTTTTAGGCGTTTTTTGATTGAATAGGGTGATGATCAAACATTTGTCCGACCTTCTTCTCACGCCTGCCGAAATGGCTGCCGTCGATGCGGCCGCGGCCGCATCCGGCATCGACTCCTTTGGCCTGATGGAGAGGGCAGGTGCCGCGGTCGCGGCCGCTGCTCTGCGCCTTTATCCCGGAGCTTTGCGTTTCGTCGCACTCTGCGGACCCGGCAACAATGGCGGCGACGCCTATGTCGCGGCACGTCATCTGCGGCAGAGCGGGGCGGGGGTGGCGCTATTCCACCTCGGCGATCCCTCCCGGCTGAAGGGCGATGCCGCCCGTGCCCGAGCCGGTTGCGTGGTCCAGGGGCAAAACCTCGACCTCTATCGGCCGGAAACCGGCGACGTCGTCATCGATGGCCTGTTCGGGGCGGGGCTTGGCCGCGAGGTGCCGGCCAATGCGCGCGCGCTGATCGGCCGCGTCACCGAGGCCGCTATTCCGGTGCTCGCCATCGATCTGCCCTCCGGCCTCGATGGCCGCACCGGCAAAGTGCTGGGTGCCGCCTTCCGGGCTCGGAACACCATCACCTTCATGACCCGCAAGCCCGGCCATCTGCTGATGCCGGGTAGGGAGCTTTGCGGTGAACTGGAGGTCTTCGACATCGGTATTCCCGCCCGCATCATCCGCGCTGAGGCAGGCGGTGTCATCGCCGAGAACACGCCGGATGCCTGGAAGCGTGTGCTGCCGGCCGAGCAGCTGGACACCCACAAATACAAGCGCGGTCATCTGGTCGTCTTCTCAGGTGAAGCCGACAAGACGGGTGCCGCGCGCATGTCGGCGATCTCGGGCCTGAAGGCCGGCGCCGGCCTGGTGACGATCGCCGCCCCGCATGCGGCGATGGCCGCCAATGCTGCGCATCTCACCGCCGTCATGCTGCATGCCATCGACGACGAGGCCGACCTCGGCGACTGGCTCTCCGACAAGCGGCTGCAGACCTTCGTCCTCGGCCCTGGTTTCGGTATCGGCGCCAGGGCGCGCGGCTTCGTCTCGGCCCTTGCCGATCGCCATCTGGTGCTCGATGCCGACGGCATCTCCTCGTTCAAGGACGATCCGCAACAGCTGTTTGATCTTTTCCAGGGTGAGTCGCGTCTGGTGCTGACGCCGCACGAAGGCGAATTCGGCCGGCTCTTTCCCGATATCGCCGGCGACGATGCGCTCGGCAAGGTGGATAAGGCTGTGGCCGCCGCCCGCCGCGCCAATGCCGCGATCATTTACAAAGGCGCCGATACCGTCATCGCAGCACCCGACGGCCGTGCGCTCATCAATACCAACGCTCCCGTCTGGCTTGCCACCGCCGGTTCAGGCGACGTGCTGGCCGGCATCATCGGCGGCTTGCTCGCCCAGGGCCTGCCGGCCTTCGAGACCGCGGCCGCGGGCGTCTGGCTGCACGGCGAGGCCGGCCAACGCGCCGGCAAGGGGCTGACGGCGGAGGAGCTTGCAGCCGAGGTGTTGCCGCTTTAGCGCCTCCGCATGGGCCAGCACTACGGCAGGTCCGTCTTTCGCTGGACGAGGGCGGGTTGAGCCCGATGCCGGCTGAATAACGGCCATTGTCGTCGC
This Rhizobium brockwellii DNA region includes the following protein-coding sequences:
- a CDS encoding bifunctional ADP-dependent NAD(P)H-hydrate dehydratase/NAD(P)H-hydrate epimerase, producing the protein MIKHLSDLLLTPAEMAAVDAAAAASGIDSFGLMERAGAAVAAAALRLYPGALRFVALCGPGNNGGDAYVAARHLRQSGAGVALFHLGDPSRLKGDAARARAGCVVQGQNLDLYRPETGDVVIDGLFGAGLGREVPANARALIGRVTEAAIPVLAIDLPSGLDGRTGKVLGAAFRARNTITFMTRKPGHLLMPGRELCGELEVFDIGIPARIIRAEAGGVIAENTPDAWKRVLPAEQLDTHKYKRGHLVVFSGEADKTGAARMSAISGLKAGAGLVTIAAPHAAMAANAAHLTAVMLHAIDDEADLGDWLSDKRLQTFVLGPGFGIGARARGFVSALADRHLVLDADGISSFKDDPQQLFDLFQGESRLVLTPHEGEFGRLFPDIAGDDALGKVDKAVAAARRANAAIIYKGADTVIAAPDGRALINTNAPVWLATAGSGDVLAGIIGGLLAQGLPAFETAAAGVWLHGEAGQRAGKGLTAEELAAEVLPL